One Poecilia reticulata strain Guanapo linkage group LG19, Guppy_female_1.0+MT, whole genome shotgun sequence genomic window carries:
- the cox6b1 gene encoding cytochrome c oxidase subunit 6B1, giving the protein MAEDIKAKLDQYRTAPFDARFPNQNQTRNCWSNYLDYHRCQKALTAKGVDITPCEWYRRVYKSLCPMSWVEKWDGQRDDGSFPGKI; this is encoded by the exons ATGGCTGAGGACATTAAGGCCAAGCTGGACCAGTACCGAACCGCTCCCTTTGATGCCCGATTcccgaaccagaaccagacgaggaacTGCTGGTCCAACTACCTGG ACTATCACCGCTGCCAGAAAGCTCTGACTGCTAAAGGAGTAGACATCACCCCATGTGAGTGGTACAGGAGGGTCTACAAATCCCTCTGCCCCATGAGCTGG GTTGAGAAATGGGACGGGCAGAGAGACGACGGGTCGTTTCCAGGGAAGATCTGA